The segment CGCGCCGAAGGTGTTGGTCTCCACGCAGTCGACACCGACCGCGAAGTACTCCTCGTGCACGGAGCGCACGATGTCGGGACGGGTCACATTGAGGATCTCGTTGCAGCCCTCCAGCTGCTGGAAGTCCTCCATGGACGGGTCCTGCGCCTGAAGCATGGTGCCCATCGCGCCGTCGGCGACCACCACCCGCGAGGCCAGGGCCTCCCGCAGGGTTGTGGCGCGGGACGTGTTGACGGACGTTGGCGTGTTCGAGGCCATGGAGATGCTCCCGTGGTTGCGACGGCTGTCGGCTTTGCACCCTCCTTCAGAGGGCGCACCCGGCCAGCGTAGCTGCCGGTCCGGTACACGTGTTCCCCGTTTCACGCCCTGGACAGCACCACTCCACCCCGCTGCCTGCACCATCCGTGATCGTTGGCAGACTCCGGTGCGTTTATCAAGTATCTGCAGATCGCTGACTTGAGTCGGCATGGACCGATATCGTTCAGCATTGTCGAACCGCATACTTCCGGAGGTTGCCCGATGGCACGCACCATCCAGTCGCTGGAGCGCGCCGCAGCGATGCTGCGGCTGCTCGCGGGAGGGGAACGGCGGCTGGGGCTCTCCGACATCTCCTCCTCCCTGGGACTGGCGAAGGGCACCGCGCACGGCATCCTGCGCACGCTCCAGCAGGAGGGCTTCGTCGAGCAGGACGCCGCCTCCGGCCGCTATCAGCTGGGCGCGGAGCTGCTCCGGCTGGGCAACAGCTATCTGGACGTGCACGAGCTGCGCGCCCGCGCCCTCGTGTGGACCGACGACCTGGCCCGCTCCAGCGGTGAGGCGGTCTACCTGGGCGTGCTGCACCAGCAGGGCGTGCTGATCGTCCACCACGTCTTCCGTCCGGACGACAGCCGGCAGGTGCTGGAGGTGGGCGCGATGCACCCGCTGCACAGCACCTCGCTGGGCAAGGTGCTGTGCGCCTACGACCCGGTCGCGCACAGCGAGGTCGTCGAGGCGGAGCGGGAGGCGATCACCCCGCGCACGGTGACCGGGCTGGGTGACATCGAGGGGCTGCTGGACCTGACCCGGGCCCGCGGCTGGGCCGCGGACGTGGAGGAGACCTGGGAGGGCGTGGCCTCGGTGGCCGCGCCGATCCACGACCGGCGGCGGATGCCGGTGGGCGCGGTGGGCATCACGGGGGCGGTGGAGCGGGTCTGCAACGACGGCGAACTGCGGCCGGAAATCATCGCTGCTGTGAGGGATTGCGCACGCGCCGTATCCCGTGATCTTGGCGCAGGGCGATTCTGACCTGATTCACCCCATAAGTTCACCTAAGTTTTTCGCCACGGAACCCTTGACGGGGTTCTACCGGTGAACAAAACTGCCGTTCGTCGGTCGGCATTGTCGAACACCTAACGGCAATATTCGCTATGGTGGGGCATTGCCGCGGGCCGACCACCGCCCTCTAGGAGGGCGCGG is part of the Streptomyces platensis genome and harbors:
- a CDS encoding IclR family transcriptional regulator, which gives rise to MARTIQSLERAAAMLRLLAGGERRLGLSDISSSLGLAKGTAHGILRTLQQEGFVEQDAASGRYQLGAELLRLGNSYLDVHELRARALVWTDDLARSSGEAVYLGVLHQQGVLIVHHVFRPDDSRQVLEVGAMHPLHSTSLGKVLCAYDPVAHSEVVEAEREAITPRTVTGLGDIEGLLDLTRARGWAADVEETWEGVASVAAPIHDRRRMPVGAVGITGAVERVCNDGELRPEIIAAVRDCARAVSRDLGAGRF